From the genome of Helicobacter pylori:
GCATTTTATCGGCAAAAAAAGGTGGTTTGGGTTGCGCTATTATGGCTTTTTTGATTATGGGCATACCAATTTCTCTAACTCCAGAGCCGCTAACGCTATATCGCCTTTTTATTTGAGCGATCAAAAAGCGGACATGTATACTTATGGTTTTGGCACAGACATGCTTTTTAACATTATAGACAAGCCTAAAGCCACAGCCGGGTTTTTTCTAGGCGTGAATTTTGCGGGTAACACTTGGACTAACAATCGTGTGGGGTATTTTAAGGACGGGTATGTTTATGGCGTCAATACGGACGCTGACGCTTACATGACTAACGCTGATGGCACAATCACATGCGGGGACACGACGCCGGCGAGTTGTAATGTGGGGATTAACCCTAATAGCGTCTATACCACAGGAAAATTAAACGCTAAAGTGAATAACACGATTTTCCAATTTTTAGTGAATGTGGGCATTAGAACTAATATCTTTGAACACCATGGCATTGAATTTGGTATCAAAATCCCCACGCTCCCTAATTACTTTTTCAAAGGTTCTACCACTATCAAAGAGCAAAGCCAAGGCCCGCTAAAAGATGGCAAGCCAACCACTATCACCGGATCAGAAACCAATTTCAGCTTGACCCAAACCTTACGCCGTCAGTATTCTATGTATTTGCGCTACGTTTATACTTTTTAAGTTTGGTAGGGTTTTTAGGCAAGACTTATAGCTTAGAGATGAAAGCTTGACGCTTTAAGCTTTCAAATGGTCATTGA
Proteins encoded in this window:
- a CDS encoding outer membrane protein, with amino-acid sequence MLNFMTKKKNRMQGCKMACKNFNRKESVLIAQSLDISKKGSVILGTLLSSLWLTNPLNAHEKNGAFVGISLEVGRADQKTNAYKNGELFQVPFGDVSANDDGKVPDGQTGGCQPASGTPGTPGYTKANCVVNWTSRTMLSTNKNIPGRNQPMYGLGVMTGYKHFIGKKRWFGLRYYGFFDYGHTNFSNSRAANAISPFYLSDQKADMYTYGFGTDMLFNIIDKPKATAGFFLGVNFAGNTWTNNRVGYFKDGYVYGVNTDADAYMTNADGTITCGDTTPASCNVGINPNSVYTTGKLNAKVNNTIFQFLVNVGIRTNIFEHHGIEFGIKIPTLPNYFFKGSTTIKEQSQGPLKDGKPTTITGSETNFSLTQTLRRQYSMYLRYVYTF